The DNA window CAAGAAGTCGACGGTGTTGCCTGCGGCGTTGCCCTTTGTGAGTGTCTTGGAAGCATCGCAGACAGAGAGGTGGTCATCGGGAATGGTCAACTGCTTCTGGATGTCGAGAGGGGCTTCGACAAAGGTGGCGAGAAGACCAGAGGCAACGTGCCACTCAAGATGACAGTGGAAGAGCCAAATGCCTAGAGGGAAAAAAGTCATGTCAACTCAGCATTATGTCTGATaaccaaagaagaagaaaaggaaatattaTCCGTCTTGGATCAAAGGAGGGGGAAGAAGACATACCAGGATTATCAGCCTTGAAGCGCATGACGATATTGCCATTCGGCCACATGACGAGGGTATCTCTCCGCATAGGCACGCTTATAAAGTCGCTCTCGGAGAGATTCTCATCCGCAAACGTAccggcctcttcctcggAGCGGTGAATGGCCTGGAACGCGTGAccatggagatggacggGATGACGGCCAGAGTCGAGGTTGTTGACGACAATCTGGACGATTTCGCCCTTTTGCAGAACAAAGGAGCGGGTGAACTCTCCGTAGACGGCGGGGTTGTTTGCGAGGTCGCCTGTGGAGAGGGCCGTGTAGAGAGTAGGCACCTTGGGCGGAGTGTAGGTGATGTTGTCGAAGAAGGCATAGTTCTTTCCGTCGCGGAGATTGTccatgatgatgtcgagcTGCACGACCTGGTCTGGCTcaggcagcagcttcatcttgtcgTACGGCACAAGGTCCATGTCGTCAAAAGGGTTGAGTtcgtcgatgatggcggcgtcaGGGAAGTTAGCTTTGGAGTCATATGTCAACCATCCCGTGACGTTGTAGTTGAGATCCTCGGGCAAAGTATCAAACAGAGTCTGTATAAAAgtttagtattttttttttttttaatgttTCTCTCTCCAATGAATGCTTACAGTGTCCATGCTAGAGATGATGGGAAAGTTGGCAGAGGTATCGTTCTTGGTCGTAAGGAGGAAGCTGACACGCTGAGCAGCGGCGATATAGACCATCTCAGCTTCAGCGGCTTCGGTGTATATGCCGTCAACTTCAATGATGCGCATCGTGTGTCCTTCTATCCAGACGTACTGTCCAGCAAAGGCGCCAATGTTGAGAACGCGGAACATGTAAGTCTTGTTGGGCTCCACAGAAATGGTCAGATTTTGGGTTTCATTCATGAGCACGGCCTTGGGCACCGGCTCAGCACCCGTTGGGTTGTTCTTTGTGAGGAAAGTTGGGAGAAGAGTGGCCATTTGATCATGGTACCAGTCTGACAGAGTTAGAACAAGCTCATGGTCGACTTCCTTTTGGTAAGGAAACTTGGGGTCGTGAACAATGAGAGGACCGCGGAGGCCATCGGGATACTGGGCATTGTGATGAGAGTGGTACCAATATGTGCCCGGCTGGTTGATCTGTAGCGGACTGGTCAGGATGCTGCTTTTTGATAGGAGTAGAAGGAGGAGAGATTTACCGTGAAGTTGTACGTGAAAGAATATCCTGGAGGGATCTGGCACTGAGACACGCCTACCGGACCATCCATGTGTGTCGAGCCATTCTGGTAAATGCCGTGGAAATGCAAAGAAGTAGACTGATTACCGAGCTGGTTGTTGACGTTGATGACGACACGATCACCGATATTGGCCTCGATCTGAGGAATGGGCCATTGGTTATTGATACCAATGACGGGACGCGGGAATGCTCCGTCCGGATTGGCCGTGACCCAAGTGATGTTGAAGTCGTAATTGACAGTAGCTGCGCCGGCAAGGCCCAGAGAGGCAGcgagcaaagctgctgcccgAGTGAAGCTTTTCATCTTGTGGAAGATTAGGTAGTTTGgcaatctctctctcacacACTCTCGTTATCAAGACAGAGTGGACGACTAAGAAGGGATGAGAGGAGACGGCagagagatgagatggaagaaagagggagagaatcAGACGGGACGGGAAAGAACCGGCATTCGCCCACGGCAGCCTTGCAGTTCTAGGCCCTCGCTGAAAAAGCTGTAAATGGCGAGAAAAATGTTGAGGTCCTTCCGATTATCGCATCAGAGATTGATAACGCAGCTGTGGCTAGACCCGGCGGAAAAAAATGCTTCAAGGGCAGCACTACCTATGCGGCCGGTCCGCCGCCACGAGTTCTTGGCCAACGCGATTTCAGTCCACATGTACTAAGACACAAGATGATAAAAAAATTCAAGGGTCCAGTCACGCCACAGACTCATTTTTTAAGACAAATGACCCGCGCCGattgtttcgtttcgtttcatTCAGCCAACGGTGCATGGATCGGGCGCTGCAGTTCCTCCGGCTGAGGGGCATTggcggcagcacagcaggGATGCGACATGCATAGAAATAAGCTACGAGGCTAGATGACTAAAACTGGGTAGCACTGGTGCggtgtttgtttgctttagTAGTGGGCTGCAATGGGTAGTAGATAGTACTTCTGTTTAGAGAAACAATGTATGCGGATCGAAGTCCAGCTTCGGCGGCAGCTCGCTTGCTCCTCCGAGATGGTAGCGCCAAAAGTTCGAACAAGCATAAATCTTGGCTTAATTCGCGCCCGTGATTGGGCAGCAAAGATCGCCGAGATCCAGTTGTGGCCCAGCAGTAGCGCAGCGGGGCAGCTGATGGGGATTGACGGCCGTTAGCGTCATCAGATAAGATGATCAAGAGTGCTGCAAGAGCTCAAATGTTCCGGTTGATGGTCGCTACTGTAAGCCACAGCGCAGATACGGACCAGGATGAAAATGGCGCACAAAGAATAGCCTGTTAATAGACTCGCTTTAGTTCGTATTTACGAccagaagagagaaaacggGGAATACAACAGTCATAATGGAGCCACTCTATTCTTTTTGGTTCTGTAACTAGAGAGAACTCGGTCTAAGGTGAGCAGAGGCCAACAAGACTTATACCTAAGTAATCAAGTaggaaaaaaatgaagaggaaaataATTGAACATCAGATGATAACCCGTCATGACTCCCAGGCTATTCTTCTACGGTATCCATATTGGCTTCTGTCCCGCCGACGATATCCTGTATCCATGGCACTTCGAAGCAGTTTATCCCACCTCTCAGCAGCCCTTTTATCCGATAGCTCCGACTCAAACCGACCTCCCGTATGCGGAAGCT is part of the Trichoderma atroviride chromosome 1, complete sequence genome and encodes:
- a CDS encoding uncharacterized protein (SECRETED:SignalP(1-20)~TransMembrane:1 (n7-15c20/21o553-575i)~CAZy:AA1); this encodes MKSFTRAAALLAASLGLAGAATVNYDFNITWVTANPDGAFPRPVIGINNQWPIPQIEANIGDRVVINVNNQLGNQSTSLHFHGIYQNGSTHMDGPVGVSQCQIPPGYSFTYNFTINQPGTYWYHSHHNAQYPDGLRGPLIVHDPKFPYQKEVDHELVLTLSDWYHDQMATLLPTFLTKNNPTGAEPVPKAVLMNETQNLTISVEPNKTYMFRVLNIGAFAGQYVWIEGHTMRIIEVDGIYTEAAEAEMVYIAAAQRVSFLLTTKNDTSANFPIISSMDTTLFDTLPEDLNYNVTGWLTYDSKANFPDAAIIDELNPFDDMDLVPYDKMKLLPEPDQVVQLDIIMDNLRDGKNYAFFDNITYTPPKVPTLYTALSTGDLANNPAVYGEFTRSFVLQKGEIVQIVVNNLDSGRHPVHLHGHAFQAIHRSEEEAGTFADENLSESDFISVPMRRDTLVMWPNGNIVMRFKADNPGIWLFHCHLEWHVASGLLATFVEAPLDIQKQLTIPDDHLSVCDASKTLTKGNAAGNTVDFLDLSGQNKPPGTIPSGFTPRGIVALVFSCITGILGVIVVAWYGLSTPMEIVPLEVSHIIEKSDAAQTASGVAGGAFKDEVLSSHNAIGEGSSSRR
- a CDS encoding uncharacterized protein (SECRETED:SignalP(1-20)~CAZy:AA1) — protein: MKSFTRAAALLAASLGLAGAATVNYDFNITWVTANPDGAFPRPVIGINNQWPIPQIEANIGDRVVINVNNQLGNQSTSLHFHGIYQNGSTHMDGPVGVSQCQIPPGYSFTYNFTINQPGTYWYHSHHNAQYPDGLRGPLIVHDPKFPYQKEVDHELVLTLSDWYHDQMATLLPTFLTKNNPTGAEPVPKAVLMNETQNLTISVEPNKTYMFRVLNIGAFAGQYVWIEGHTMRIIEVDGIYTEAAEAEMVYIAAAQRVSFLLTTKNDTSANFPIISSMDTTLFDTLPEDLNYNVTGWLTYDSKANFPDAAIIDELNPFDDMDLVPYDKMKLLPEPDQVVQLDIIMDNLRDGKNYAFFDNITYTPPKVPTLYTALSTGDLANNPAVYGEFTRSFVLQKGEIVQIVVNNLDSGRHPVHLHGHAFQAIHRSEEEAGTFADENLSESDFISVPMRRDTLVMWPNGNIVMRFKADNPGMSSSPSFDPRRIIFPFLLLWLSDIMLS